Proteins from a genomic interval of Gossypium hirsutum isolate 1008001.06 chromosome A09, Gossypium_hirsutum_v2.1, whole genome shotgun sequence:
- the LOC107930172 gene encoding protein ABIL2 isoform X1, which produces MPPMSRETSSSDEVLMQQSLLFSESLKGLKNLRTQLYSAAEYFEVSYTNDDQKQMVVETLKDYAIKALVNTVDHLGSMTYKVNDLLDENLEQVSGTELRVSCIEQRLETCRALIDREGLSQQSLVINMPKYHKRYILPAGESINGANRTKLKFVGCGLDDEDDWHQLRNAVRATIQETPTSSVSRTPMSFRDHCRKGHSPTLSPPPLQQSAIFSFMDTMREKQTVSPHRFPLSRSESISRPTTQNKSQPTTPNSASVMQRYPSGTRKSASMRLQSEKGSPKDIDQYPSKSKRLLKALLSRPKSKKDEMLYTYLNEY; this is translated from the exons TTGTTCTCTGAAAGTCTCAAG GGTTTGAAGAATCTGAGAACACAGCTATACTCAGCAGCTGAGTATTTTGAGGTATCTTACACCAATGATGATCAAAAGCAGAT GGTGGTAGAAACATTGAAAGATTATGCCATCAAAGCTCTTGTGAACACTGTAGATCATTTGGGTTCAATGACATACAAGGTTAATGATCTTTTGGACGAAAATCTCGAACAGGTTTCAGGAACAGAGCTCCGAGTATCTTGTATCGAACAG AGGCTAGAGACATGCCGAGCCTTAATCGATCGTGAAGGGCTTTCCCAACAGTCGCTGGTCATTAATATGCCAAAGTACCATAAACGGTACATCTTGCCAG CTGGGGAAAGCATTAATGGTGCAAACAGAACAAAGTTGAAATTCGTAGGATGTGGCCTAGACGATGAAGATGACTGGCATCAGTTAAGGAATG CTGTCCGCGCTACAATTCAAGAAACCCCGACATCTTCAGTCTCCAGAACCCCGATGTCGTTCCG TGATCATTGCAGGAAAGGCCATTCTCCAACACTTTCTCCGCCGCCTCTGCAGCAATCCGCAATCTTTTCCTTTATGGACACCATGCGAG AGAAGCAAACAGTATCACCACATCGATTTCCGCTTTCACGGTCTGAATCCATCAGCAGGCCTACAACCCAAAATAAGAGCCAGCCGACTACTCCGAATTCAGCCAGTGTGATGCAGCGG tatccATCAGGGACTCGAAAATCAGCCTCGATGCGTCTTCAATCGGAGAAAGGTAGCCCCAAAGACATTGATCAGTATCCGAGCAAAAGTAAGAGACTCCTCAAAGCATTGCTTAGTCGTCCAAAATCAAAGAAAGATGAGATGCTATATACTTATCTGAACGAATATTGA
- the LOC107930238 gene encoding importin subunit beta-1, whose amino-acid sequence MEVTQVLLNAQSIDGAVRKNAEESLKHFQEQNLTGFLLLLSGELVSEEKPVETRKLAGLILKNALDAKDQQRKVELVQRWLSLDGNAKSQIKAGLLKTLSSPVSDARSTASQVIAKVAGIELPHKQWPELVGSLLSNVHQLPVHAKQATLETLGYLCEEVSPDVIDQDQVNKILTAVVQGMSASEGNADVRLAATRALYNALGFAQANFSNDMERDYLMRVVCEATLSPEVRIRQAAFECLVSISSTYYEKLAPYIQDIFNITAKAVREDEEPVALQAIEFWSSICDEEIDILEEYGGDFTGDSDIPCFYFIKQAIPALVPMLLETLLKQEEDQDQDEGAWNIAMAGGTCLGLVARTVGDDIVPLVVPFIEENITKQDWRQREAATYAFGSILEGPSPAKLIPLVNVALNFMLSALTKDPNSHVKDTTAWTLGRIFEFLHGSAVDSPIITQANCQQIVVVLLQSMKDTPNVAEKACGALYFLAQGYEEVGPSSPLTPFFQEIVQSLLTVTHREDARESRLRTAAYETLNEVVRCSTDETAPLVLQLVPVIIMELHNTVEGQKLSSDEREKQSELQGLLCGCLQVIIQKLGSSESTKYLFLQYADQIMGLFLSVFACRSATVHEEAMLAIGALAYATGPDFVKYMPEFYRYLEMGLQNFEEYQVCAVTVGVVGDICRALEEKVVPYCDGIMTQLLKNLSSNQLHRSVKPPIFSCFGDIALAVGEYFEKYLMWAMSALQSAAELSTHTTGDDELIEYINTLRNGILEAYSGIFQGFKNSPKTQLLIPYAPHILQFLDGIYMEKDMDDVVMKTAIGVLGDLADTLGSHAASLIQQSVSSKDFLNECLSSEDVMIKESAEWAKLAISRAISV is encoded by the exons ATGGAAGTTACACAGGTGCTTTTGAATGCACAATCAATAGATGGAGCCGTGCGAAAGAATGCTGAAGAAAGTTTGAAACACTTTCAGGAGCAGAACCTTACAGGTTTCTTGCTGTTACTTTCTGGGGAGTTGGTAAGTGAGGAAAAGCCTGTGGAAACTCGTAAGTTAGCAGGTTTGATACTTAAGAATGCATTGGATGCTAAGGATCAGCAGAGGAAGGTTGAGCTTGTTCAAAGATGGCTGTCGTTGGATGGTAATGCCAAGAGCCAGATTAAGGCAGGCCTATTAAAGACTCTGTCTTCTCCAGTATCTGATGCTCGGTCAACTGCATCTCAAGTTATTGCCAAGGTTGCTGGCATTGAGTTGCCACATAAACAGTGGCCTGAGTTGGTGGGTTCACTTTTATCAAATGTTCATCAGCTACCAGTTCATGCTAAGCAAGCCACATTGGAGACTCTTGGCTATTTGTGTGAGGAGGTGTCTCCTGATGTTATCGATCAGGATCAGGTAAATAAAATACTTACGGCTGTAGTTCAAGGCATGAGTGCTTCTGAAGGAAACGCTGATGTAAGGCTTGCTGCTACAAGAGCACTTTACAATGCTCTAGGATTTGCTCAGGCTAATTTCAGCAATGACATGGAGCGTGATTACCTCATGAGAGTTGTCTGTGAAGCAACCTTGTCTCCAGAAGTGAGAATAAGGCAAGCAGCTTTCGAATGTTTGGTCTCTATTTCATCAACTTATTATGAGAAACTAGCTCCTTACATCCAGGATATTTTTAACATTACGGCAAAGGCTGTGAGAGAAGATGAGGAACCTGTGGCCCTTCAAGCCATTGAGTTTTGGAGTTCTATTTGTGATGAGGAGATAGATATTTTGGAAGAATATGGAGGTGATTTTACTGGAGACTCTGATATTCCTTGCTTTTACTTTATCAAGCAAGCAATCCCTGCTCTTGTTCCTATGTTATTGGAGACACTCTTGAAGCAGGAGGAGGATCAGGATCAAGATGAAGGGGCTTGGAATATTGCAATGGCTGGGGGAACTTGTCTTGGTTTGGTTGCACGTACTGTAGGAGACGATATTGTTCCACTTGTTGTGCCATTTATTGAAGAGAATATAACAAAACAAGATTGGAGGCAGAGAGAGGCGGCAACTTATGCTTTTGGTTCAATCTTGGAGGGTCCTTCCCCTGCAAAGTTAATACCTCTCGTGAATGTTGCCTTAAACTTCATGTTAAGTGCTTTGACAAAGGACCCCAATAGCCACGTGAAAGACACTACTGCATGGACCCTTGGACGAATCTTTGAATTCCTTCATGGCTCAGCTGTTGATTCACCCATCATCACTCAGGCAAATTGCCAACAGATAGTCGTAGTTCTGCTACAGAGTATGAAGGACACTCCTAATGTTGCTGAGAAGGCCTGTGGTGCTCTCTATTTTCTTGCTCAAGGTTATGAGGAGGTGGGTCCATCATCTCCTTTAACTCCTTTCTTCCAGGAAATTGTGCAGTCTCTTCTCACTGTCACTCACCGAGAAGATGCTAGGGAATCTCGGTTGAGGACAGCTGCGTATGAGACATTGAATGAAGTGGTGAGATGTTCTACAGATGAGACAGCTCCATTGGTGTTGCAATTGGTGCCCGTCATTATAATGGAGCTTCATAACACTGTTGAGGGGCAGAAGCTGTCATCTGATGAGAGGGAGAAGCAGAGTGAATTGCAAGGCCTTCTTTGTGGGTGTTTACAGGTGATTATTCAGAAGCTTGGTTCATCAGAGTCAACCAAGTATCTGTTCTTGCAGTATGCAGATCAGATAATGGGGCTTTTCCTAAGTGTTTTTGCTTGTAGGAGTGCGACTGTGCACGAGGAGGCCATGCTTGCAATCGGAGCCCTTGCTTATGCTACTGGGCCAGATTTTGTGAAGTACATGCCTGAGTTCTATAGGTACTTGGAAATGGGTCTTCAGAATTTCGAAGAGTACCAAGTTTGTGCTGTCACAGTTGGTGTTGTGGGTGATATTTGCAGGGCATTAGAGGAAAAAGTTGTTCCTTATTGTGATGGGATCATGACACAACTTCTCAAGAATTTATCAAGCAATCAGTTGCATCGTTCTGTGAAGCCTCCCATATTTTCATGCTTTGGCGACATTGCATTGGCAGTAGGGGAGTATTTCGAAAAGTACTTAATGTGGGCTATGTCTGCCCTTCAGAGTGCTGCAGAGTTGTCTACCCATACAACAGGTGATGATGAATTGATTGAGTACATAAATACCCTAAGAAACGGAATTCTGGAGGCATATTCTGGTATATTCCAAGGGTTTAAGAACTCTCCTAAGACCCAGCTTTTGATTCCATATGCACCTCATATCCTCCAGTTCTTGGATGGCATATACATGGAGAAAGACAT GGATGATGTGGTCATGAAGACTGCCATTGGTGTCCTTGGAGATCTCGCTGATACATTAGGCAGTCATGCCGCATCTCTGATACAGCAATCTGTCTCAAGCAAAGACTTTTTAAATGAATGTTTGTCTTCAGAAGACGTTATGATTAAAGAATCAGCTGAATGGGCTAAGTTGGCCATTAGCCGTGCCATTTCTGTTTGA
- the LOC107930237 gene encoding LOW QUALITY PROTEIN: kinesin light chain 2-like (The sequence of the model RefSeq protein was modified relative to this genomic sequence to represent the inferred CDS: inserted 1 base in 1 codon; deleted 1 base in 1 codon) gives MAAPIFLPSPTFTTYRTIQASLNLNSRCWLRNQKPKLLLYMVPATPTPTVSSRKFMFKPYSAVNSLETHVSTHQDKVASGVSSQNGFHRSKTLFDKASDSSDGTSDFERQLQELFNEVKTLITTGSEKEAVDLLQANYEAXKEQMNDGSKGIEEAAILDVIALGYMAVGEFKSVRSLLDAISEVIDDLNNDEPLLDSILVHMGSMYSNLGEFEKSLPVNERATDILENRHGKNSAVLVTPLLGIAKVLSSTGKAAKAVDIYHRVIRILELNRGVETEDLVVPLFGLGSLLIKEGKVTGAENSFIRILNIYTKLYGQNDGRVGLAMCSLAHAKCAKGNANEAIDLYKKALQIIKDSSYMLLDDSMMENMRIDLAELLHAVGRGREGRELLEECLLISEKRKGKEDPSLVTHYLNLAASYSQSKDFVTAERLLRTSLEIMKRATGLENPSITFPMLHLAVTLYHLKQDEEAEKIALEALHIRKKAFGKDSLPVGEALDCLVSIQSRLGKGEAELLEQLERVLKIQEREFGSESEEVMVTLNKVVFYLDKLGKKDEKFALQKRLSRLQMKYKQSVCY, from the exons ATGGCAGCTCCTATTTTTCTCCCCTCTCCCACTTTCACCACTTACAG GACAATCCAAGCCTCTCTAAACTTGAATTCACGGTGTTGGCTTCGAAACCAGAAACCCAAGCTCCTGCTTTACATGGTACCTGCTACTCCAACTCCAACTGTGAGCAGCCGCAAATTCATGTTCAAACCTTATTCTGCAGTTAACTCATTAGAAACCCATGTCTCTACTCATCAAGATAAGGTCGCTTCTGGTGTTTCATCACAAAATGGCTTCCACAG GTCTAAAACATTGTTTGACAAAGCAAGTGACTCCTCTGATGGCACGAGTGACTTTGAGAGGCAGCTTCAAGAGCTATTTAATGAAGTCAAAACTTTAATTACGACGGGGAGCGAGAAGGAAGCTGTAGACCTACTTCAAGCAAATTATGAAG GTAAAGAACAGATGAATGACGGTTCTAAAGGCATTGAAGAAGCTGCTATTCTCGATGTCATTGCTTTGGGTTACATGGCTGTTGGAGAATTTAAGTCTGTACGGTCTCTGCTCGATGCG ATTAGTGAAGTTATAGATGATCTAAATAATGATGAACCCCTTCTCGACTCAATACTTGTGCATATGGGAAGCATGTATTCAAATTTGGGGGAGTTTGAGAAATCCTTGCCTGTTAATGAAAGAGCTACCGATATTCTAGAGAACAGACACG GTAAAAATAGTGCTGTTCTTGTCACACCATTGTTGGGAATCGCAAAAGTCCTTAGTTCTACTGGAAAAGCTGCAAAAGCAGTTGATATTTATCATCGTGTAATTCGCATCTTGGAACTAAATAGAGGTGTCGAAACTGAGGATCTTGTTGTACCTCTGTTTGGTCTTGGAAGTCTTTTAATAAAGGAGGGCAAAGTTACAGGTGCAGAAAACTCTTTTATTAG aattctaaatatatataccAAGTTATATGGACAGAACGATGGAAGAGTCGGACTTGCTATGTGTTCCCTAGCCCATGCAAAGTGTGCAAAAG GGAATGCAAATGAAGCCATTGATTTATACAAGAAGGCTCTCCAGATTATAAAAGATTCGAGTTATATGCTGTTAGATGATAGCATGATGGAGAATATGCGAATAGATTTGGCAGAACTACTTCATGCTGTGGGAAG AGGAAGAGAAGGTCGCGAGCTGCTGGAGGAATGTTTATTGATCAGTGAGAAACGTAAAGGAAAAGAAGATCCCAGCTTAGTTACACATTACCTAAATCTTGCAGCATCGTATTCACAGTCAAAAGATTTTGTAACGGCTGAGCGCTTGTTGAGAACTAGTTTAGAAATCATGAAAAGGGCT ACGGGCCTTGAAAATCCTTCCATCACTTTCCCAATGTTGCATCTTGCTGTGACCCTTTACCATTTAAAGCAGGATGAAGAAGCTGAAAAAATAGCACTTGAGGCTTTACACATCCGCAAGAAGGCATTCGGAAAAGACTCCCTCCCTGTTG GGGAGGCTTTGGATTGTTTGGTGTCTATTCAGAGTCGATTAGGGAAAGGTGAGGCTGAGTTACTAGAGCAGCTTGAGAGAGTTTTGAAGATTCAAGAGAGAGAGTTTGGCAGTGAGAGTGAGGAAGTTATGGTAACCCTAAATAAGGTTGTATTCTACTTGGATAAATTAGGGAAGAAGGACGAGAAATTTGCACTACAAAAAAGACTATCCAGACTTCAGATGAAATACAAACAAAGTGTTTGCTATTAA
- the LOC107930251 gene encoding importin subunit beta-1 translates to MEVTQVLLNAQSIDGTVRKNAEESLKQFQEQNLPGFLLSLSGELANEEKPVETRKLAGLILKNALDAKEEHRKFELVQRWLSLDGNAKSQIKASLLTTLSSIVSDARSTASQAIAKVAGIELPQKQWPELIGSLLSNVNQQPAHAKQATLGTLGYLCEEVPPNVIDQDQVNKILTAVVQGMSASEVNTDVRLAATRALYNAIGFAQANFINDMERDYLMRVVCEATLSPESRIRQAAFECLVSISSTYYEKLAAYIQDIFNITVKAVREDEEPVALQAIEFWSSICDEEIDILEEFGVDFTGDSDITCFYFIKQALPALVPMLLETLLKQEEDQDQDEGAWNIAMAGGTCLGLVARTVGDDIVPFVVPFIEENIQKSDWRQREAATYAFGSILEGPSPEKLIPLVNVALNFMLSALTKDPSSHVKDTTAWALGRIFEFLHGSAVGSTVITQENCQQLVTVLLQSMNDTPNVAEKACGALYFLAQGYEEVGPSSPLTPFFQEIVQSLLTVTHREDAGESRLRTAAYETLNEVVRCSTDETAPLVLQLVPVIMMELHNTLEGQNLSSDGREKQSELQGLLCGCLQVIIQKLGSSESTKYVFMQFADQVMGLFLRVFACRSATVHEEAMLAIGALAYATGPDFAKYMPEFYRYLEMGLQNFEEYQVCAVTVGVVGDICRALEEKIVPYCDGIMTQLLKNLSSNQLNRSVKPPIFSCFGDIALAVGEYFEKYLMWAMSALQRAAELSTHVAGDDELIEYTNSLRNGILEAYSGIFQGFKNSAKTQLLIPYAPHILQFLDGIYMEKDMDDVVMKTAIGVLGDLADTLGSHAGSLIQQSLSSKDFLNECLSSEDLMIKESAEWAKLAISRAISV, encoded by the exons ATGGAAGTTACACAGGTGCTTTTGAATGCACAATCAATAGATGGAACAGTACGAAAGAATGCTGAAGAAAGTTTGAAACAGTTTCAAGAGCAGAACCTTCCTGGTTTTTTGCTTTCGCTTTCTGGAGAGTTGGCTAATGAGGAGAAGCCTGTGGAAACACGCAAATTAGCGGGTTTGATACTTAAGAATGCATTGGATGCTAAGGAAGAACACAGAAAGTTTGAGCTTGTTCAAAGATGGTTGTCGTTGGATGGCAATGCAAAGAGCCAAATTAAGGCTTCTTTACTTACGACCCTATCTTCTATTGTGTCTGATGCTCGATCAACTGCATCGCAAGCAATTGCCAAGGTCGCTGGCATTGAGCTGCCACAAAAGCAGTGGCCTGAGTTGATAGGTTCACTTTTATCAAATGTTAATCAGCAACCAGCTCATGCTAAGCAAGCCACTTTGGGAACTCTTGGATATTTGTGTGAGGAGGTCCCTCCTAATGTTATTGATCAAGATCAAGTAAATAAAATACTTACAGCTGTAGTTCAAGGTATGAGTGCCTCGGAAGTAAACACTGATGTGAGGCTTGCAGCCACAAGAGCACTTTACAATGCAATCGGATTTGCTCAAGCGAATTTCATCAATGACATGGAGCGTGATTATCTTATGAGAGTTGTTTGTGAGGCAACCTTGTCCCCAGAATCGAGGATACGGCAAGCAGCTTTTGAGTGTTTGGTCTCCATTTCATCAACTTACTATGAGAAACTGGCTGCTTATATTCaggatatttttaatattacggTAAAGGCTGTGAGGGAAGACGAGGAACCTGTTGCCCTTCAAGCTATTGAATTCTGGAGTTCAATATGTGATGAGGAGATAGATATTTTGGAGGAATTTGGAGTTGATTTCACTGGGGATTCTGATATTACTTGCTTTTACTTTATCAAGCAGGCTCTTCCTGCTCTTGTTCCTATGCTTTTGGAGACGTTGCTGAAGCAGGAAGAGGATCAGGATCAAGATGAAGGGGCTTGGAATATTGCAATGGCTGGGGGAACTTGTCTTGGTCTGGTTGCACGTACTGTAGGAGATGATATTGTTCCTTTTGTTGTGCCTTTTATTGAGGAGAATATACAAAAATCAGATTGGAGGCAGAGAGAGGCAGCAACTTATGCCTTTGGTTCAATCTTGGAGGGCCCTTCTCCTGAAAAGTTGATACCTCTTGTGAATGTTGCCCTAAACTTCATGCTAAGTGCTTTGACAAAGGACCCTAGTAGCCACGTCAAAGACACTACTGCCTGGGCCCTTGGACGAATCTTTGAATTTCTTCATGGATCAGCCGTAGGTTCAACTGTCATCACTCAGGAAAATTGCCAACAGTTAGTCACAGTTCTGCTGCAAAGCATGAACGACACTCCAAATGTTGCTGAGAAGGCTTGTGGTGCTCTCTATTTTCTTGCTCAAGGTTATGAGGAGGTGGGCCCATCATCTCCTTTAACTCCTTTTTTCCAGGAAATTGTGCAGTCCCTTCTCACTGTCACTCATCGAGAAGATGCTGGGGAATCCCGGCTGAGGACGGCTGCCTATGAGACTTTGAATGAAGTGGTGAGGTGTTCAACAGATGAGACAGCTCCATTAGTGTTGCAGTTGGTGCCTGTCATCATGATGGAGCTTCATAACACTCTTGAGGGGCAGAATCTGTCATCTGATGGGAGGGAGAAGCAAAGTGAATTGCAAGGGCTTCTTTGTGGGTGCTTACAGGTCATTATCCAGAAGCTTGGTTCATCAGAATCAACCAAGTATGTGTTCATGCAGTTTGCAGATCAGGTAATGGGGCTTTTCCTAAGGGTTTTTGCTTGTAGGAGTGCGACTGTACACGAGGAGGCTATGCTTGCAATCGGAGCCCTTGCTTATGCAACTGGGCCAGATTTTGCGAAGTACATGCCAGAGTTTTATAGGTACTTGGAAATGGGTCTTCAGAATTTCGAGGAGTACCAAGTCTGTGCTGTCACAGTTGGTGTTGTGGGTGATATTTGCAGGGCATTAGAGGAAAAAATTGTTCCTTACTGTGATGGGATTATGACACAACTTCTCAAGAATTTATCAAGCAATCAGTTGAATCGTTCTGTGAAGCCTCCCATATTTTCATGCTTTGGTGACATTGCATTGGCAGTAGGAGAGTATTTCGAGAAGTATTTAATGTGGGCCATGTCTGCTCTTCAAAGAGCAGCAGAGTTATCCACCCATGTAGCAGGAGATGATGAATTGATAGAGTACACAAATTCGTTGAGAAATGGAATTCTGGAGGCATATTCTGGGATATTCCAAGGGTTTAAAAACTCTGCAAAAACCCAGCTCTTGATTCCTTATGCACCTCACATCCTCCAGTTCTTGGATGGCATATACATGGAGAAAGACAT GGATGATGTGGTCATGAAGACTGCCATTGGTGTCCTTGGAGATCTCGCTGATACATTGGGAAGTCATGCCGGTTCTTTGATTCAGCAATCTCTTTCAAGCAAAGATTTTTTAAATGAATGCTTGTCTTCAGAAGACCTTATGATTAAAGAATCTGCTGAATGGGCCAAGTTGGCCATTAGTCGTGCTATTTCTGTTTGA
- the LOC107930256 gene encoding acyl-CoA-binding domain-containing protein 1, which translates to MSGFWLIDSMADWQQLLQSIFLGLIFSYLLAKLISLVVSFKDDNLSITRARSSNVQGYEKIDDSVSGSEPIGSTEHLGLHKSDSVVAELGSIRAESDGDGDGVDDDDDDWEGVECTELDDAFSAATAFVAAAAADRLSQKVPNEVQLQLYGLYKIATEGPCTAPQPSALKMTARAKWQAWHKLGAMPPEDAMQKYIDVVTELYPSWAAGSAMGKGGADNASSKDVKGPMGPVFSSFVYEEESENDLKMDAIHTFAREGELDNLLKCIESGVSVHLQDSEGRTPMHWAVDRGHLKIAEALLSRNANVNAKDNEGQTPLHYAVMCEREDIAKFLVKQNADKDTKDNDGNSPVDLCDSGWPWLQRAGKVE; encoded by the exons ATGTCTGGGTTTTGGTTGATTGATTCCATGGCTGACTGGCAACAGCTTTTGCAATCGATTTTCTTAGGTCTTATATTCTCTTATCTTCTAGCGAAGCTAATCTCCTTAGTCGTTTCTTTCAAAGACGATAACCTTTCGATAACCCGAGCCCGAAGCAGCAATGTCCAGGGCTACGAGAAAATCGACGATTCGGTTTCCGGATCCGAACCGATTGGAAGTACTGAGCACTTGGGACTGCACAAGTCGGATTCGGTAGTCGCAGAATTGGGAAGTATTAGGGCCGAGAGTGATGGCGATGGTGATGGCGTGGATGATGACGACGACGATTGGGAAGGGGTGGAGTGTACGGAACTGGATGATGCGTTCAGTGCGGCAACGGCGTTCGTGGCGGCTGCCGCGGCTGATCGGTTGTCGCAGAAGGTTCCGAACGAGGTGCAGTTGCAGCTTTACGGTTTGTACAAGATTGCCACCGAAGGGCCTTGCACTGCTCCGCAGCCTTCCGCTTTGAAAATGACGGCTCGTGCTAAGTG GCAAGCATGGCACAAATTGGGTGCTATGCCTCCAGAGGATGCAATGCAGAAATACATTGATGTTGTGACAGAGCTATATCCATCTTGGGCTGCTGGTTCAGCTATG GGCAAAGGTGGGGCTGATAATGCTTCAAGTAAAGATGTCAAAGGACCAATGGGACCGGTTTTCAGCTCTTTTGTGTATGAAGAGGAATCTGAAAATGATTT GAAAATGGATGCTATCCACACTTTTGCCAGAGAAGGAGAACTGGATAATTTGCTTAAATGCATTGAAAGTGGTGTTTCTGTGCATTTGCAAG ACAGTGAAGGGAGGACCCCAATGCATTGGGCTGTAGATCGTGGCCATCTTAAAATTGCCGAAGCACTTCTTAGCAGGAATGCTAATGTGAATGCTAAG GACAATGAAGGTCAAACCCCATTGCACTATGCTGTTATGTGTGAGAGGGAAGACATTGCCAAATTTCTTGTAAAACAAAATGCAGACAAAGATACGAAGGATAACGACGGCAACTCTCCAGTCGACCTGTGTGACTCAGGTTGGCCTTGGTTGCAACGTGCAGGCAAAGTGGAATGA
- the LOC107930172 gene encoding protein ABIL2 isoform X2 — protein sequence MPPMSRETSSSDEVLMQQSLLFSESLKGLKNLRTQLYSAAEYFEVSYTNDDQKQMVVETLKDYAIKALVNTVDHLGSMTYKVNDLLDENLEQVSGTELRVSCIEQRLETCRALIDREGLSQQSLVINMPKYHKRYILPAGESINGANRTKLKFVGCGLDDEDDWHQLRNAVRATIQETPTSSVSRTPMSFRKGHSPTLSPPPLQQSAIFSFMDTMREKQTVSPHRFPLSRSESISRPTTQNKSQPTTPNSASVMQRYPSGTRKSASMRLQSEKGSPKDIDQYPSKSKRLLKALLSRPKSKKDEMLYTYLNEY from the exons TTGTTCTCTGAAAGTCTCAAG GGTTTGAAGAATCTGAGAACACAGCTATACTCAGCAGCTGAGTATTTTGAGGTATCTTACACCAATGATGATCAAAAGCAGAT GGTGGTAGAAACATTGAAAGATTATGCCATCAAAGCTCTTGTGAACACTGTAGATCATTTGGGTTCAATGACATACAAGGTTAATGATCTTTTGGACGAAAATCTCGAACAGGTTTCAGGAACAGAGCTCCGAGTATCTTGTATCGAACAG AGGCTAGAGACATGCCGAGCCTTAATCGATCGTGAAGGGCTTTCCCAACAGTCGCTGGTCATTAATATGCCAAAGTACCATAAACGGTACATCTTGCCAG CTGGGGAAAGCATTAATGGTGCAAACAGAACAAAGTTGAAATTCGTAGGATGTGGCCTAGACGATGAAGATGACTGGCATCAGTTAAGGAATG CTGTCCGCGCTACAATTCAAGAAACCCCGACATCTTCAGTCTCCAGAACCCCGATGTCGTTCCG GAAAGGCCATTCTCCAACACTTTCTCCGCCGCCTCTGCAGCAATCCGCAATCTTTTCCTTTATGGACACCATGCGAG AGAAGCAAACAGTATCACCACATCGATTTCCGCTTTCACGGTCTGAATCCATCAGCAGGCCTACAACCCAAAATAAGAGCCAGCCGACTACTCCGAATTCAGCCAGTGTGATGCAGCGG tatccATCAGGGACTCGAAAATCAGCCTCGATGCGTCTTCAATCGGAGAAAGGTAGCCCCAAAGACATTGATCAGTATCCGAGCAAAAGTAAGAGACTCCTCAAAGCATTGCTTAGTCGTCCAAAATCAAAGAAAGATGAGATGCTATATACTTATCTGAACGAATATTGA
- the LOC107930173 gene encoding uncharacterized protein yields the protein MAAIADLSDAPNQWEFSCDLEVDFESEENASIVYAALGVDKELQPDKVKRQMSISDGKLSVHFEAVEARFLRASFSAFVDVLTLASKTIEELGPGMVL from the exons ATGGCTGCTATCGCTGACTTGTCAGATGCCCCGAACCAGTGGGAATTCAGCTG TGATTTGGAGGTAGATTTTGAGTCTGAAGAGAATGCTTCAATAGTCTATGCTGCATTGGGTGTTGATAAAGAG TTGCAACCAGATAAAGTGAAGAGGCAAATGTCGATCTCTGATGGGAAACTTTCTGT GCACTTTGAAGCAGTTGAAGCTAGGTTTCTCCGTGCATCATTTTCAGCTTTCGTTGATGTACTCACACTTGCCTCGAAAACCATCGAAGAACTTGGCCCAGGAATGGTATTGTGA